From the genome of Apteryx mantelli isolate bAptMan1 chromosome 12, bAptMan1.hap1, whole genome shotgun sequence:
agcctggaggaggtgaaAATATTTGACAATCCTTGGAACTGTGACTGTCATATTCTTTATTTAAAACTCTGGTTAGAAGATACCTCTGAATCCTCTCTTGCAAACGTCAGATGTGCGACCCCAGCTCCCGTTAGGATGAAGCCCTTGAGGCAGCTGACTGGGAATGAGCTGGGCATCTGCAAGAGGCTTCTCCCAATCAAAAGTCTTGAGTTCTTTTGGCGAGACCTCATTTTAATTGCTGTGGCAATAACTACACTTATTTTAGTAGCATGGGCTCTGAAATTCTCAAAAAAGCTGGTCTACCAAATAAATGTAAGGCAATATGATTTTAGTGGCCCACTGTTGCAGAGGTATAGCTTCAAAAACCGTAAGTTACAGTGAGCTGTTCACTACCATTAGCTTCACCAGAAACATCAACCTACCCTACCACAAAAAAGCACGTGCACTGGCAACACTAGTTTTAATGGTAAACGTGATACAAACAGATCCCCGGCCACAACATCTGAGTCCCCAGATAGGCAAGtttgatttcatttcatttccaaaaCCAGCTTGGTGATGCATTGACTGGCAAGTTCCCACTCATATGGAAAATAgcttctaaatatttttaaatcacttaaTTTAGCATTTTTCCAGTGAATTCTTAGCTCTTCTAGCAAGAAGATTTACATGCCAAACAATCAACACTTTTTAATATATGGATATGAATACTGATTGTACTATTTTAGCAATTCATTTCTCATTCTGAAGCTGTGTAAGCTTGTAACCTGGTGTCCCTACACAGTGTCCTGTGGCCTCAGTAGACCCGGTCTTGCGTGCAAAGTCAACCATCTCTTCAAGATGGAGTTCAACGCCTGAACTTCAGGTTCAGGAGTTCCCTCACAGAAGAACCACTATGATTGTACAGGCTAGCCACTGAATGTATCCCTTAATGAATATGTTTACAGACTGACTGGTAACAAGAATATATCTggcaaaagtaattttaaatattgATGAATTTCATAGAGAGTGAACAATAAAAAAGCGTTCTATGTGAAATTAAGAGTGCTTATTGAACAGTCATATTTGCCCAAGTCTTATCTCTTTCACAACTCCACAGACTTCTGATAATCATCCTAAGAAATTCCCAGAGCTTGTCTTCCAGGTTTACCAGTGACATTCAATGCACTTGACTCTATGCAGCAGCATTAAAGAAGgtgtctttctctctcccctgtctcctcctGTCCCCCAGACTCACAGAAAAATTGTTGTAGTGACTCAGGCTTACCATTTTTTCCCCTAACATGATTATCTGCAATGACTCCAAGTACAACAATTTATGCTGTGACCCTGTCTGATCTGTGAAGCTAGGCTGTATCTCTAGGCTACAGAAGATCTCTGAAGAACTTCTAAGATTAAACTCAACTGCCAACAATAGTTGTAAGACACATCTTGCTCAAAGTTTCTCACAGCTCAAAACCTGAGCTAGGTGTTGGAAGTTATATGCTGAAGACACTAAAGATTGCTTGGCCCTTTTAGGAAGGCCTAGCACCTTCTCACTTGAGTGAGATCCCTTGTTAAAGTACGTAATACCCCTAGCAAAGCCCGTTGTTTAGTCTTCATCTGACAGGTGGTCTTGCAATCACCATGTGCTGTAGTTTCTGTAAGATGATATTCATTCCTAACCACAACACCCAAATCAAAGACAGCAGAAGCTCACAGGGACATTTCAGGTTCCTCCTATCCCTGCCAGATTGCTTTTGTAGTATGAAGTCAAACTGTCAATGCCAACCACAAGTGCCATTTGCAGACAGCTTTAGAAAGATATGTTACTATCCTTCACCATCAGTCCTATCTCTCTCCTGCACTAGCAGTGACAGGCCAGTCTCAGACATCAACACTTTTTATCCTAAATTGGTATCAGTTCGGGATGACTTACTTGCTCCTGTCTGCGGTACAAGGAATGGCCACCAAGTATGGAGAGGCTGCTGAGAGAACCTTTCACGAAGTGTTGGTGGGTACATCTGGGGAAAGGAGATGCACCATAGGTAAAAGAGGGTTACACAGTTTagtaacaaagtgcaaaacaggGCTTTAgactgagaaaaggaaaaggacagCCTGAGTCAAATGTTTTCCCTATGTTACAAAATGCTTTAATTAATCATCTAGAAGATAATATGCACATTCTAATGTTAAAGTCTGCAAATGATGCACACTGGGGAATAACAAGAGAGAAGTCATATGTGCGGAGAGGTGGGTTACCTGGAGTGCCAGACAATCAAATGCAAGCTCATATATGTAGAAACAAAAGATAGGGTTGAGGACTCAgttcagagaaggaagaaaatctaGTAATCATGATCTCCCATATATGACATTGTAGCAAAAGGCTAATAAGATTTTTGCTTGTTAAAATAGGGGATGTCATTTAGGAACAAAAAGATTTATTTAACACAATGTTTAGATGAGCCCTAGTATTTCAGTACTAACATCTACAAATCGAGAAGGATCAGTTGCAGAAGGATCAGAAAAAAACGTATCAACAAATAAAGGATTGGAAAATATATCTTAAAGGAGATTAATCAATTCCTTTTAATAAAGAGGAATTTAAGGAACAGCAAGATCACAGCTTGTATGAATCTACATGAAGAGTAATTTGTTAATGAAAGGATTGGAAGTAGAAATTAAAACATCAGACTAGAAACAGAGCTCAAAATTTAACAGTGAAAATAATTAACCACTGAAACAGCTCATGAAATGTCACAGTGAATCCTACAGTCTAAAATCAACATTGGACATTTTTCAAACTGGCAGGCACCACCTAAAATGACAGTTATTTTAACAGAAGTCCTCCAAATTATACATAATATCTGCCTAAAACATTGAAACAATTCTCACTGCTTTGGTCATCTGCAAATTTCTGATGGGACACACCATGGCAGAAGAGACCACAGTGGCAGTGCATCACAGAGACACCCCTGCAGAGCACTGGCAATGCACCCGTGCAATTCAGCGCATGCTGGCTGAGCCACCCTCCTAAAATCCCTAACAGCAATAACAGGCCACTCATCTTTTTCCAACCGTGTATCATGCTCTTCACCATTAGTactgcaagtgcagcacagagtTTGCTTTCTAAAAGGTGGTACATCCCTGCTATAGAAAATAAACTACATAATCTGCAAGGAACTGCATGGCTTAGTAAGGCTATAACATTCTCAGGTGCAGACcagagcaaaattctgtcttccAATTTATGTGTGCATTTCAATCAGCTGAACACAAACAATCAGAATTTGTCTGGCTTTATTAAATGTTATATCTCATGAATAATCTCTGCAGGAGAGAATTACAAAGAAACACATATGAATATAATAGTGTATGCAGTTATGTAATTATAGAATATTTTCTCTGCATtgagcttttaaattttttaaaaggcaACCACCATTTTGTATTAAtgcaaaacattaaagaaatgcaCTCTGCAGTCTCTCACAGAGAGTTTCCTaaatgatttttctcttgtttccCCAATATAAAACAAATCATTAACACTAAAAGCATATCACTCTCTTTTGTGCCTATAAagctatatatgtatttttgcaCTAGTCATAAAAACAGGCCATGAAACCCAATGAATTGAACGGATGTAGCCTATGAACCTATGGCAAAATAACATTTAACATGCAGGTGAGGTGAATGAAGTTATAACTATGCACTGGAATGTAATCAACTTGAAAGTTTGCTAATGTAGATAAAATAGTAAACTGCTTTACTGTACAGCTTTATTTGTACAAACATACATAAATGAGCAGTTAACAAATATTTCTGCTTACACCAACCAACACACTAAATAAGCTGCACAGTATAtagaaaaaatagtatttgatGGAGCATCAACAGGCTTCTTCAGGAAGACCTGTTTTCTGACCGCTTTGTCCAAGCATaagaggaaagaagagggaaTCTCTTCCAGGGCAGTATGTCACATTCCACTAAAACAGCAGAGTGTTTACCACTTCTGAGCCATTTGGCTTTTATCTGAAGAAACTCTGAAAACTGGAAAGCTGGAACTGTTAATTAAAGCCTCAAGAGCAACGTTCAAATACTTATCTAGTAAGGCCACTATGTCCTGCTTAAGTCACATACGCCAAACTGCATAAATAATACTACAGTTGCTAACATCTCTTGTCACAACATGCAAAGACAAGAAAATATGTCAGCTATTTAAATTAAACATGCGAACAGTGTTCCCAGAGGAGTTTGTAAAGATCCCAGAAAGCATCATCATTTTCTAAGTCACCATCTCATGCCTGCAAGAATGAAAAATAGTGAATACATCTGTTTTCACATGCCCCTAGAACTTATGGtaaacaatgtattttaaaaaaggggGATGTGCTCTCTAGAAACATAAGTACAACTGCCGGGACTAATTGAAATTAAAAAGATTTGAGTTTTGGTTTTATATTTAGCAAGACAAGTAGTCACACTCAGCATAATTGAGCATGAATTAAAAATATTGAtcaaatgaagtattttaaaacagttcTTCACTATAATAAGCAAAGAATAGGATTGTGTAAACTGCAGTCCAATTAACATGGAAAATATTTGCGGACTTCATTTATTAGACAGAATAGCAGGTGAATCACCTTTTTGCTTGAAATGCTTAAGATTTTCTTAACACTGAAGTACAAGGGTAATTCAGTGTGAACAACTTTTGTTTATCTTAAGTAGGAGACCTACATTTGGTCTTATTACAGATTCATTGTTTGAATCCATGCATCATGTTGCTTATTTTTGCATTTGACACTAATAAACATACAGCATTGCTTGGAAAATAGCTACCAACATttacacaaataaacaaaaaggaagGCTTAGAAACCAGGCACTTTGTTCTGACCTCACGATTCCCTCCCACACCAAAACAACTTCAAATGCTACCGAAAACAGTGGGAGACTTCCTGTTTTTGAAACCTATAGTACCCATCCACAGCTGAAACATGTATAAATTCTCTCCTCAGCTGTTCTTGCCACATTTGATTTCCAAGTTTGACCAGTTCCCCCAAACTTGATGCCACAAACACAGTTTTGGATCCATAATAATCATTTGGACCAGTATAGGTTTCAATCTCCTATTAATATCATAaaccaaatgggaaaaaaatccttagaaCAAGATGAAAACTCCCCCTAAAacaaatttaatatatttaactGTCTAGCGCCTGAAATTTGAGTGTAATAAACGGTGGCTACAAACATATAGGACCCTTATGATAGAGCACACAATGCAGGAGCTCAGCCTGAAACAGAGGGGTGTCCATCAGCAGTTCTGCTAAATAAGACTTCTGTTATCTATGTACAGCAGGCTGCTTAGGTGTCCTCACAAAAGCACGAGAGCATCATATGGCCCTCCTTGATCTTGAAAGAGAAATGAATTTATACCCCTATACATTAGGGTATACATGTGCAATTGAAATAATATGAACATTGGATTCTGGGAGAAACAAGATATTGCTCATACTACAAAATAGGTAAGTAGCATTCTGGCGTTAGCTTAGACATCCATAAATAACCACATACAGAGCAAAGTACACGAAAATCAGTACCTGACAAATATTTCTGTCTATTACACAGCGCAACTTTCCAGTGACCTGCTCAACTTCCACAAACCAGTATTAGGAGCCTTCTCAAACACATGGCATGTCCACTACAGTGATGatgcaaaagtaaataaaaaagaaggaaagaatgagacagaagaaaaattaatgagaactcatgaaatatgaaaatagtggggaaaaaagaaccCTGAACAATTTAGAATCACAGCACAGTCTGCAGGAAGAGTAAGATgatgttgttttttaattaaataagcatGTTCAATAAGTGTTCTGtgcaaacatattttacatcttGCACAACAGCACAGATAGGGCAAAAGGCACAGCTCTCACTGCCTAATTTAGTGAGAAGTTAGCTGAGTGCATTCAGACTTAGATACTGAAACGGTGCATTAAAGAATTCAAGTTTATTAATATTCTCAAAGGCCTGATGacagtttatttttcagttttacaaCTCCACAAGAGTTAAAAACGccactgtgtttattttttaCGTGACAGTAGAAGCAAAAGAGCTATCTGGAATAGAAGTTACCCGTCATGATTTAAAAGATTATTACTCTCAGGCTTAtgataattaatttttttccccagataacAATTTGTGAATTATAACATCAAAACCATAAGCACTGTTCCTGgtaaacaaataaatacaaataatatgCATTTTCACCTGAGAATCTCAAAGCACTTAGGATCATCTGAGACTTTTGATGCCAATACATAAATATTAGTTCTGTTTTACACACAGGAAAATTGAGAtacatacagaatcacagaatcacagaatcacagaatcactgaggttggaagggacctctggagatcatctagtccaacccccctgctcaagcagggtcacctagagcatattgcacaggattgcatccaggcgcattttgaatatctccagagaaggagactccaccacctctcggggcaacctgttccagtgctctgtcaccctcacagtgaaaaagtttttcctcatgttaagatggaagtgtctgtgtttcagtttgtgcccattgcctcgcgtcctgtcgctcggcaccactgaaaagagtctggccccatcctctcgacaccctcccttcagatacttgtacacattgataagatctcctctcagccttctcttctccaggctaaacaggccaagctctctcagcctttcctcataagagagatgctccagtcccctaatcatctttgtggcccttcgctggacttgctccagtagtgccacatccctcttgtactggggagcccagaactggacgcagtactccagatggggcctcaccagggctgagtagagggggagaatcacctccctcgacctgctggcaacactctttctgatgcagcccaggataccattggccttcttggccacaagggcacattgctgcctcatacttaacttggtgtccaccagcactcccaggtccttctcagcagagctgctttccagcaggtcaacccccaacctgtactgctgcatggggttattcctccccaggtgcaggaccctgcacttccctttgttgaatttcatgaggttcctctctgcccacctctccagcctgtccaagtctctttgaatggcagcacagccctctggcgtatcggccactcctcccagttttgtatcgtcagcaaacttgctgagggtgcactctgtgccttcatccaggtcattgatgaagaagttgaacaagactggacccaggactgacccctgggggacaccgctagctacaggcctccaactagactctgtgccactgagcacaactctctgagctctgccattcagccagttctcaatccacctcactgtccactcatctaacccacacttcctgagcttgtctatgaggatgctatgggagacagtgtcaaaagccttgctgaagtctaggtagacaacatccactgctctcccctcatctacccagccagtcattccatcatagaaggctatcagattggttaggcatgatttccccttggtgaagccatgctgactactcctgatcaccttcttttcctccacatgcgtggagatggcttccaggatgagctgctccatcacctttccagggatggaggtgaggctgactggcctgtagttccctgggtcctccttcttgccctttttaaagactggggtgacattggctttcttccagtcctcgggcacctctcctgttctccatgacctttcaaagatgatggagagtggcttagcaataatgtccgccagctccctcagcactcgttaCAAACTTGTATTTGTTCCTATTCAATAATGTAAATGGTAACTGAGATGTCCTCAGCagacctaaaaaaataaaaaaatctttaagtgaTCTTTGGAAGGTCACACGTATGTGTGACACAGATCCTAGAAGTCCCGACTTTCAGGCCTTGCGAGATCTCCATACAATAATAATGTCTCCTGCCCTAAAAATATTCACTGTTGGCGCAGTTCAGCAAGAGCAAAGAGCTTTCACCACTTGGCATCATTAGGCCCTTAACACTGTGTAGGGATCCTAAAATGTTAAGTTACAGAAACAtctaaacattaaaaagaaaaacaaatgatatttttaaagtgaaCTGACAAAATTATTCATGTGCAAATACTCACCGTAATCTCTGAATCCTCACTGATTCTCAATTTTACCTCTTCAAAATGCTTATCTGTCCACAGTTACTCTTGATTTATTTCTAGATACTTTCTATGCAAATTCCTGCCCCTTTCATTGCACGTGCTTTTCTTTGAATACTAAGTCACCATGGTGGACTGTAGCTTTAAAGACTTATAAATTCTTCCTCCTACACCTAATACAAGCCAAGAACCCTGCCTACAGCACACTCAACTGAAAACAGTACCTGCAGGAATATCTGACAACCTCTGAAtcctgaaaaagatcattttaccTAGGAACCCATGGCACTGTGACTGGAAAATTCTCTATTTGAAAATCTAGCTGGAAGGCCAAGCAGCAGGTACGGTTACTGATGAAGTTATTTGCTTTGCTCCATCCCTGCTCCAGAAGAAATCTCTCTTTCTCAGCTAATCAGAAATGAACTTACTCTTTGCTCTAGTCACGGGAGTCATTGTTCTGACTTCTTGTTCAGGGGTGCATTCCCATTCATcagtattttgctgttttttactgATCTGTTGTGTCATAACTATAAAAATGTGTTAATAAAAAACAGATGTTCATAGCAATAGCATagagtttcctttctccttcaatTTCTAATcagcttaacaaaaaaaaaaaaaaagtcacagctcAAAGCAATGTTCCAAACACTTGCTGAAATACTTGGCGGAAAAGctcaaaaagtctttaaaaagtctttttaaaagtctttaaaaaaacaaacagacaaaaataatcaTTAAGAAACAAAGATTGAAAATCAcagctgagagcagaatttgcagGAATTTAAACTTGAACTACAGTGTGCGCACTAACCAAAACTCAGCAGATAGGAATTTGGGACCTAATCTTGAAAGCCTTGACTAACCCCAAAGAAGTCATGGACAAGTCATGTCTCCCACTGACATAAGCAGAGCCAAGATGTCACTTCACTTCCAGTTCTCACTGCCTGGCTCAACTTTAATGATACTATAATAAGGGCTTCTAAATTTTGGACTTGTGTATCTAGTGCACATACCATAAGAACTGTATTTCACCACTTTTAGAGAACGCCAGATTAACCAATATTTTCAACAGCATTTCTTGTTATGGAACATACCCTCCCAAACTCCCATTCTTCAGTTACACATCTGTCTGCTTGGAACATAAAGTCTTTGGACTGTTATCTTCACATGTGGTATGTATTCTACAAAACAGAATTTATGTTGAGTCTATCAGCCTAAAGTAATATAATTTAGTATTAGAGAGCTGAAAAACTGTTCACAGTAAGTCACCAAGATATAATAAGGGTAAGGAGTAGCAGGAATCATTGTTCATAACATGGTCCCATCACATGGCATGGACCATGCAGGATGTGGCTGTATTGACAGGTATACTTAAACCACTCTCCTGCGTAATACTAGCCCTTAAGATTGCTTCTAGTCAATTCTGAAGAAACCAAACTTTATGCTGGTGTGCTCTCTAATGGATGaattttttcatcttctcttttgCATTTACTGTTTATTATCACAAAGGGCATCATCAAAAGAATGAGTCACAAATAGTCTTTGGCAGAGCAGATTATTATCCTTCAGTGCCTGCCCCTACATTCACTCCAGAAAGGAGAAACCTGTTTTCATTAGGTATGTCATTAAGCTGTTTGCAGTTATTTTGGTAAAGCTAAACAAGAAAGTCAGTCTCCATTGCAGCCTTATTTTAAGTTCTCTACTGTTTCAAAATAGGGCAAAAAAAAGTATATCAGTGGAAAACTAATGAGCTTTAGAATAAAATTTGGTTACTGCATTACATGTGTTTTGGCTAAAGATGCTCATTTCAGGTTCCAGAAATTGAATAAAACAACTTTTCTAATTATGTCATTGTTAGGTGAgacaattttttcattttaaacttaaGTCAAAATGTATCCAgttcttttattttccattttaatttattttaacattGTTGAGCATTAAATTTAATTGCAGGCTACTAGATTATCCATTGACACCATTCCTTTCTTGAACAGCCTTTGCTGTTGCTCATGGATTTGCATGATTCCTATTCACAACAATAAGCCACCAAGGAGCAAGGTCTTAGAGTACATAGATCTGTTATGTAATAGACTGCAATCTTTTTATCCTTATGAGCTCATGACTTTGATATAATTATATTCACAGGTGATGAATATCTTTATGAGTGAATGAATAGGAAATAAATGTTGCTGtttcatataaaaataatgtGATGATTTTATTCCATCACATTACAGGTTAGTTCTTTCACAAAACCCAGAACCACCCCTCTGCCTTATGGCACTGACAGGCCACCAGATGGAGTGAAGGAAAAGACAATCCTTCCAGTAACAGATAGGATAA
Proteins encoded in this window:
- the GP9 gene encoding platelet glycoprotein IX codes for the protein MNKAEFTTAAGFAILLLFHMTQTEVCPPSCNCTSLGEMKGLQIDCSSRKLKEVPALPVNTKKLYLQNNSLTTVPPGALDGLLSLEEVKIFDNPWNCDCHILYLKLWLEDTSESSLANVRCATPAPVRMKPLRQLTGNELGICKRLLPIKSLEFFWRDLILIAVAITTLILVAWALKFSKKLVYQINVRQYDFSGPLLQRYSFKNRKLQ